From the Nonlabens marinus S1-08 genome, one window contains:
- the mazG gene encoding nucleoside triphosphate pyrophosphohydrolase, with product MNNRKEQLEALDRLLTIMDELREGCPWDRKQTLQSLRHLTIEETYELGDAILDNDLDEIPKELGDLLLHIIFYAKIGSETGDFDIASVAHGISDKLVSRHPHIYGDVKVKDEEEVKQNWEALKLKEGKKSVLEGVPMSLPALVKSSRIQDKVAGVGFDWEHPEQVKEKLEEELAELQVEVDKGDKDAIEAEFGDVLFSLVNYGKHLGVNPEDALERTNKKFIKRFQYLESKANELGKPLSDMTLGEMDVFWDEAKKL from the coding sequence ATGAATAACCGAAAAGAACAACTGGAAGCGCTGGATCGATTGCTTACCATAATGGATGAATTGCGAGAAGGCTGTCCCTGGGACCGCAAGCAAACCTTGCAATCCTTGCGGCACTTGACGATTGAAGAAACCTATGAGTTAGGTGATGCAATACTGGACAACGATCTCGATGAAATACCTAAAGAATTAGGGGATTTGCTTTTACATATTATTTTCTATGCTAAAATAGGTTCAGAAACGGGTGATTTTGACATAGCAAGCGTAGCGCATGGCATATCAGACAAACTAGTTTCACGTCACCCTCATATTTATGGAGACGTAAAGGTAAAGGACGAGGAAGAAGTCAAGCAAAACTGGGAAGCACTCAAATTAAAAGAAGGCAAGAAAAGCGTGCTGGAAGGAGTGCCTATGAGTTTGCCGGCTTTAGTGAAAAGTTCGCGCATTCAAGATAAAGTAGCCGGTGTAGGTTTTGACTGGGAGCATCCAGAACAAGTGAAAGAAAAGCTGGAAGAAGAACTGGCTGAGCTTCAGGTTGAAGTTGACAAAGGCGATAAAGATGCCATTGAAGCAGAATTTGGCGATGTGTTGTTCTCTCTTGTCAATTATGGGAAACATCTAGGCGTGAATCCTGAAGATGCGCTGGAGCGAACTAATAAAAAGTTTATCAAACGCTTTCAATATCTAGAATCCAAAGCCAATGAATTAGGAAAACCACTGAGCGATATGACCTTGGGAGAGATGGATGTATTTTGGGATGAGGCTAAAAAGCTTTAA
- a CDS encoding YqaE/Pmp3 family membrane protein — MSILTIILNIFIPPLGVGLAKGFGKDFLINLILTLIFFIPGVIHAFIVTSK; from the coding sequence ATGAGCATTCTAACCATTATTTTGAACATTTTTATTCCGCCATTGGGTGTTGGACTCGCTAAAGGATTCGGGAAAGATTTCTTGATCAATTTGATCTTGACATTAATCTTTTTCATCCCTGGTGTCATTCATGCATTTATAGTCACTTCCAAATAA
- the purB gene encoding adenylosuccinate lyase, with amino-acid sequence MSLQAISPIDGRYRSKVESLSNYFSEASLIQYRVLIEVEYFIALSESGISQLQPLSNEIQSDLRKLYKDFTLEDAEAIKEIEKTTNHDVKAVEYFLKNKFDELNLESHKEFIHFGLTSQDINNTAIPLSIRDAVEQVYQPELEKLIEQIDQLAEDWKDVPMLARTHGQPASPTRLGKEFKVFVVRLQEQLKMLKDIPHAAKFGGATGNYNAHHVAFPEIDWRIFGNDFVENRLGLKHSFPTTQIEHYDFMAALFDALKRINTILIDLDRDIWTYISMDYFKQKIKAGEIGSSAMPHKVNPIDFENSEGNLGIANALFEHLAAKLPISRLQRDLTDSTVLRNVGVPLAHTIIAFKATSKGLSKLLLNQQKITADLDDNWAVVAEAIQTILRREAYPNPYEALKELTRTNQKITAQSMADFIEGLDVSDSVKAQMRIITPSTFTGI; translated from the coding sequence ATGTCTTTACAAGCAATTTCGCCTATTGATGGCCGCTACCGTTCTAAGGTCGAGTCCCTTTCTAATTATTTTTCTGAAGCTTCCTTGATACAATATCGAGTGTTGATCGAGGTGGAATATTTTATCGCTTTAAGCGAAAGCGGAATTTCTCAGCTGCAACCTCTTAGCAATGAGATTCAATCTGACTTGAGAAAGTTGTACAAGGATTTTACCTTGGAAGACGCCGAAGCAATTAAGGAAATTGAAAAGACTACCAACCACGATGTAAAGGCAGTAGAGTATTTTTTAAAGAACAAGTTTGACGAATTGAATCTAGAGAGCCATAAAGAGTTCATTCACTTTGGACTGACTTCTCAAGACATCAATAATACCGCTATACCATTATCAATCAGAGATGCGGTAGAACAAGTATACCAGCCTGAACTTGAAAAGCTAATTGAACAAATTGATCAGCTAGCTGAGGATTGGAAAGATGTCCCCATGCTTGCTAGGACTCATGGTCAACCTGCCTCTCCTACTCGATTAGGAAAAGAATTCAAAGTATTTGTAGTGCGTCTTCAAGAGCAATTGAAAATGCTCAAAGACATCCCACATGCCGCAAAATTTGGTGGAGCTACTGGAAACTACAATGCGCATCATGTGGCGTTTCCAGAGATTGATTGGAGGATATTCGGTAATGACTTTGTAGAAAATCGTTTAGGTTTAAAACACAGTTTCCCAACGACTCAAATTGAGCATTACGATTTTATGGCGGCTTTATTTGATGCGTTGAAACGAATCAATACTATATTAATAGATTTAGATCGCGACATCTGGACCTATATCTCTATGGACTACTTTAAGCAAAAGATTAAGGCTGGGGAAATAGGGTCCAGTGCGATGCCACATAAAGTAAATCCTATCGATTTTGAGAATAGTGAAGGAAATCTAGGCATTGCAAATGCTTTATTTGAGCACCTGGCAGCCAAACTACCTATATCTAGATTACAAAGAGATCTTACAGACTCTACCGTACTGCGCAATGTGGGAGTTCCTCTAGCTCATACCATCATCGCTTTCAAAGCGACTTCAAAAGGATTGAGCAAGCTCTTACTTAACCAACAAAAAATTACTGCAGACCTAGATGATAATTGGGCAGTAGTGGCTGAAGCTATTCAAACCATTTTAAGAAGAGAGGCTTATCCTAACCCATACGAAGCTTTAAAAGAGTTAACTAGGACTAATCAAAAGATCACAGCTCAAAGCATGGCAGATTTTATTGAAGGCCTTGACGTCAGTGACTCTGTAAAAGCTCAAATGCGCATCATAACCCCTTCTACTTTTACTGGAATCTAA
- a CDS encoding adenylosuccinate lyase produces MTELILLCRPESGVSHQACWCLEQSFLLHESECYPHLKDICALFPTAINHSGMRSLTKIGYLVSKAYYSRKRHPLQSLLSIKMREQLVEGCFNELLTARGKTANLAFATKALFLLGQEFEWVHQQLPALIEEHLPNPQNAGYKSVAGKVLKNLNA; encoded by the coding sequence ATGACGGAACTTATTCTTTTATGCAGACCGGAATCAGGTGTTTCTCATCAAGCTTGCTGGTGCCTAGAGCAATCCTTTTTGCTTCATGAATCTGAATGCTATCCACACCTCAAGGATATTTGCGCGCTTTTCCCCACAGCCATCAATCATTCTGGTATGCGGTCGCTTACTAAAATTGGCTACCTAGTTTCAAAAGCCTATTATTCCAGAAAACGGCATCCACTGCAGTCTTTGCTCAGTATAAAAATGCGAGAGCAACTGGTAGAAGGTTGCTTTAATGAACTGCTGACAGCTCGTGGTAAGACGGCTAACTTGGCATTTGCTACCAAGGCCTTATTTTTATTAGGTCAGGAGTTTGAATGGGTGCACCAGCAGCTCCCAGCGTTAATCGAGGAGCATTTACCGAATCCTCAAAACGCAGGCTATAAAAGCGTCGCAGGAAAAGTACTCAAAAACTTGAATGCATAA
- a CDS encoding SIR2 family NAD-dependent protein deacylase → MKKIVVLSGAGVSAESGISTFRDAGGLWEGHDVMEVASPEGWQANPELVLDFYNKRRAQLKDVEPNAAHHCIAALERNYEVQVITQNVDDLHERAGSSQVLHLHGELRKARSSSNIKDIQEWTEDITIHDKCAAGSQMRPHIVWFGEEVPAMDEAIDWIQNADAVIVVGTSLQVYPAAGLMHYAPAASPIYLVDPSPTLNSGNGLTVIAENASTGIQKACDMIHADLHNAK, encoded by the coding sequence ATGAAAAAAATAGTCGTATTATCAGGAGCTGGTGTGAGTGCAGAAAGTGGTATTTCTACCTTCAGAGATGCTGGGGGTTTGTGGGAAGGACATGATGTGATGGAAGTTGCATCACCTGAAGGCTGGCAGGCCAATCCAGAATTGGTTCTTGATTTCTACAATAAGAGACGTGCGCAGTTGAAGGACGTGGAACCTAATGCAGCGCATCATTGTATTGCTGCCTTGGAACGCAATTATGAGGTTCAAGTCATCACTCAAAACGTAGACGATTTGCACGAGCGTGCGGGATCTAGCCAAGTACTACATTTACATGGCGAGCTGCGCAAGGCTCGCAGTTCTAGTAACATAAAAGATATCCAAGAGTGGACTGAAGATATCACCATCCACGATAAATGTGCCGCGGGATCACAAATGCGACCACATATTGTCTGGTTTGGTGAAGAGGTTCCCGCTATGGATGAAGCTATCGACTGGATTCAAAACGCAGATGCGGTAATTGTAGTGGGAACATCCCTGCAAGTCTACCCTGCAGCTGGGTTAATGCATTATGCGCCAGCAGCTTCACCTATCTATTTAGTAGACCCTAGCCCAACATTAAACAGTGGAAATGGACTTACGGTAATTGCAGAGAACGCAAGTACAGGAATCCAAAAAGCCTGTGACATGATCCATGCAGACCTTCACAATGCTAAGTGA
- a CDS encoding THUMP-like domain-containing protein → MNLKVLQPQVREYLMEHLHESPAGFILKSHPFEIEVKDLTQQLIGLQKARYKFPLLFEHREILFPPKVNLEQTSSASTAAYKAQITQGNSMIDLTGGLGVDVIAFAKAYSQTTHVERDKSLQEITAHNLSALQLPTKSVCEDGIAFLRNTDQSFDLIYLDPSRKTAASSKAVLLTDYEPNVLEHIELLFDKSDQILIKTSPMLDITAGLQQLPNVVEIHVVAVKNEVKELLWLLNKKDTSLTITAVNLETDQPKFSYSPGYLPVLEFSEVKAYVYEPNAAVMKTQAFAQLAEEYKIQKIDQDAHLLTSEEFIDFPGRIFKVKKTQDYKPKSIKREYGKGAHAVVTRNFRESVKQIRTKYNFTESEFNYLFFTSINGRGAVVIEAEKWNP, encoded by the coding sequence ATGAATTTGAAAGTGCTGCAACCACAAGTGCGAGAGTATTTGATGGAGCACCTTCATGAATCACCGGCTGGATTCATCCTCAAGTCGCATCCATTTGAAATCGAGGTCAAAGACTTAACCCAACAATTAATCGGTCTGCAAAAGGCGCGATACAAATTTCCTTTACTTTTTGAACATCGGGAAATCCTATTCCCTCCTAAGGTCAATTTAGAGCAAACCAGTTCTGCCTCCACTGCAGCTTATAAAGCGCAGATCACTCAAGGCAATAGTATGATAGACTTGACTGGTGGTTTAGGGGTTGATGTAATCGCTTTCGCGAAAGCGTACTCTCAAACCACCCATGTGGAACGAGATAAATCCCTACAAGAAATTACAGCACACAACCTATCAGCCTTACAATTACCAACTAAAAGTGTTTGTGAGGATGGCATTGCATTTTTAAGAAATACAGACCAGAGCTTTGACCTAATTTATCTAGATCCTAGCCGCAAAACAGCAGCCTCCAGCAAGGCAGTACTGCTTACCGATTATGAACCCAATGTATTGGAACATATTGAATTGCTATTTGATAAATCAGATCAAATTTTGATTAAGACATCGCCGATGCTAGACATTACTGCCGGACTTCAACAACTTCCTAATGTGGTAGAAATTCACGTAGTGGCGGTTAAAAATGAAGTCAAAGAATTGCTATGGTTGTTGAATAAAAAAGATACTTCTCTAACTATCACCGCTGTCAACCTAGAGACAGATCAACCCAAATTTTCATACAGCCCTGGCTACCTTCCAGTTCTAGAATTTAGTGAAGTAAAGGCGTATGTATACGAACCCAACGCTGCCGTAATGAAAACACAAGCCTTTGCGCAACTAGCTGAAGAGTATAAAATTCAAAAGATAGATCAGGACGCGCACTTGCTTACTTCTGAAGAGTTTATAGATTTTCCAGGAAGAATTTTTAAGGTAAAAAAAACACAAGATTACAAACCTAAGTCTATCAAGCGAGAATACGGTAAAGGTGCGCATGCGGTGGTGACCAGAAACTTTCGCGAAAGCGTGAAACAAATCCGCACAAAATATAACTTTACGGAAAGTGAATTTAATTATCTATTCTTTACCAGCATCAACGGTCGCGGTGCGGTAGTAATTGAAGCTGAAAAATGGAACCCATGA
- a CDS encoding AI-2E family transporter codes for MSRAIAFGLLRALLIIGGVILLAWFLWEIQSVLFYIGIAAVLSLIGRPIVLFLRDQLRFPNTLAVIVTLLFLFSIIVGAILMVIPVIAEQGENISKINIEEVKENLEVLNEQISDYFGINRVNVLERIQNLEFVRENFTMDIVPQFVNGFFGTLGSFMIGLFSILFISFFLLKDSRLLLEGVLVFSKKGNEGQFLRAFTKIKQLLSRYFIGLVFQIAILFVLYSVILLSLGVQNALIISFFCALLNLIPYLGPAIGYVLMCAFVISDNLGANFTEIILPKLIVVTIGYGIIQLIDNFLNQPLIFGKSVRSHPLEIFIIILIAGLVFGILGLVLAIPLYTAIKVISKEFLSEYKIVKKLTQNL; via the coding sequence ATGTCGCGAGCAATCGCCTTTGGACTTTTGAGAGCTTTGCTCATCATAGGCGGTGTCATCTTGCTGGCATGGTTTCTTTGGGAAATACAATCTGTCCTATTCTATATTGGAATCGCAGCCGTTCTATCCTTAATTGGACGACCTATAGTACTATTCTTAAGAGATCAACTGCGCTTTCCTAACACTCTAGCAGTAATCGTCACATTACTTTTCCTGTTTTCCATCATCGTGGGAGCGATTCTGATGGTCATACCTGTAATAGCAGAACAGGGAGAAAACATATCTAAAATCAATATTGAGGAAGTCAAGGAAAATCTAGAAGTCCTCAATGAGCAAATCAGCGATTATTTTGGGATCAATCGTGTCAATGTATTAGAACGCATACAGAACTTGGAGTTTGTACGCGAGAACTTTACAATGGACATCGTACCCCAGTTTGTCAATGGTTTTTTTGGAACCTTGGGAAGTTTCATGATTGGATTATTCTCTATCCTATTTATATCTTTCTTTTTATTGAAAGACAGCCGACTATTGCTAGAAGGTGTTCTAGTATTTTCTAAAAAAGGGAATGAAGGCCAGTTTTTGCGAGCATTTACTAAGATTAAACAACTGCTTTCCAGATATTTCATAGGACTGGTATTTCAAATTGCCATCTTATTTGTTTTGTATAGCGTCATCCTGCTATCTTTAGGAGTACAAAATGCATTGATCATTTCCTTCTTTTGTGCCTTGCTCAACTTGATTCCTTATCTAGGTCCAGCAATAGGTTATGTACTGATGTGTGCATTTGTAATAAGTGATAACCTTGGGGCCAACTTTACAGAAATTATTTTACCTAAACTCATTGTGGTTACTATAGGTTATGGAATCATCCAGTTGATCGACAACTTCCTCAATCAACCGTTGATTTTTGGAAAATCAGTTCGATCACACCCTCTGGAAATATTTATTATTATATTGATCGCAGGACTAGTTTTCGGTATACTGGGACTGGTCTTAGCTATACCATTGTATACCGCTATCAAGGTGATTTCAAAAGAATTCTTGAGCGAGTATAAAATCGTTAAAAAACTTACCCAAAACCTGTAA
- a CDS encoding DUF4159 domain-containing protein, which translates to MPKIAAPHFLVVIGFLIASISQAQEIALLKYDGGGDWYANPTALPNLVRYCNSNIGTTISTKIPTVEPQSIDIFQYPFLHMTGHGNVVFNDAQIENLRSYLLSGGFLHIDDNYGMKPYLDKEIIRLFPDKQWKELSASHPIFSSYVKFPQGLPKIHEHEGNRPQALGIFHENRLVLLFTFESDLGDGWESPEVHNDPPNVRRKALDMGANIVKYVFTN; encoded by the coding sequence ATGCCAAAAATAGCAGCACCGCACTTCCTTGTGGTAATCGGTTTTTTAATAGCTTCCATCAGCCAAGCTCAAGAGATTGCCTTGTTAAAATATGATGGTGGTGGCGATTGGTACGCCAACCCCACAGCCCTTCCTAATCTAGTTCGCTACTGTAATTCTAACATAGGCACTACTATATCCACTAAAATCCCAACCGTAGAACCGCAAAGTATTGACATCTTTCAATATCCGTTTTTACATATGACGGGACACGGGAATGTGGTCTTCAATGATGCACAGATTGAAAATCTTAGGAGCTATTTATTGAGTGGTGGATTTCTTCATATAGACGACAACTATGGAATGAAACCCTATCTTGACAAAGAGATCATTCGCTTGTTTCCTGATAAGCAATGGAAAGAGCTTTCTGCCTCTCATCCCATCTTCAGTTCCTACGTGAAATTTCCACAGGGATTACCTAAAATACATGAGCATGAAGGCAACCGTCCTCAGGCTCTTGGAATATTTCATGAAAATAGATTAGTTCTTTTATTTACATTTGAAAGCGATTTGGGGGATGGCTGGGAAAGTCCAGAAGTACACAATGACCCGCCAAATGTAAGGCGTAAAGCCCTGGATATGGGAGCAAATATTGTTAAGTACGTGTTTACCAATTAA
- a CDS encoding 16S rRNA (uracil(1498)-N(3))-methyltransferase yields MQLFYFPQATATTTLLSLEKEDTRHITKVLRKKVGDQVSITNGTGDLFDGTITQLTSNKCSLKLQHVKFEPAPSGQLHIAIAPTKMNDRMEWFLEKSTELGITEITPLLCSNSERRSIKWDRFDKILVSAMKQSLQLHKPKLNELTSLEEFMETESSSIKLIAHCEQTQKKHLSGFLEKDLEITLLIGPEGDFTPQEIEQALVKNYQPVHLGATRLRTETAGVYAASLFNAAQQQS; encoded by the coding sequence ATGCAACTATTTTACTTTCCACAAGCTACAGCCACCACTACTCTGCTTTCTTTAGAAAAAGAGGATACACGGCATATCACTAAAGTATTGCGCAAAAAAGTAGGCGACCAGGTATCTATTACTAATGGTACAGGTGATTTATTTGATGGAACTATTACACAATTGACCAGCAACAAGTGCTCACTTAAGTTACAGCATGTAAAATTTGAGCCTGCTCCCAGTGGTCAACTTCATATTGCCATAGCTCCTACAAAAATGAATGATCGTATGGAATGGTTCCTAGAAAAATCAACGGAATTGGGAATTACAGAAATCACTCCATTGCTGTGTAGTAACAGTGAACGACGCTCCATTAAATGGGATCGATTTGATAAGATACTTGTAAGTGCTATGAAACAGTCCTTGCAGCTTCACAAACCCAAATTGAACGAGCTCACTTCTCTAGAAGAATTTATGGAAACTGAGAGCTCAAGTATAAAATTGATAGCTCACTGTGAGCAAACACAGAAAAAGCATCTTTCCGGTTTTCTGGAAAAAGATTTAGAAATTACATTACTTATAGGACCTGAGGGAGATTTTACACCTCAAGAAATAGAACAAGCCTTAGTAAAGAATTATCAGCCAGTTCATTTAGGAGCAACAAGACTGCGCACTGAAACCGCTGGAGTTTATGCCGCTAGCTTATTCAATGCGGCCCAACAGCAAAGCTAA
- the tsaD gene encoding tRNA (adenosine(37)-N6)-threonylcarbamoyltransferase complex transferase subunit TsaD produces MASKISYILSIESSCDDTSCAVLKNDQVLSNVIAGQKVHQQYGGVVPELASRAHQSNIVPVVHTALAQANIDKKQLTAIAFTRGPGLMGSLLVGSSFAKSLSLALDIPLIEVHHMQAHILAHFIDEGQEKPEFPFLALTISGGHTQIVKVTDHHEMEVIGTTMDDAVGEAFDKTGKMLGLDYPAGPIIDSLARKGNPHAFSFPIPKAPNLDYSFSGFKTSVLYFIQKQVKENLDFIKENLEDICASVQYTIIEILFQKLEKAVNKTGIKSVAIGGGVSANSGIRERLLSKKEKGWKVFIPPFQYTTDNAAMIGISGYYKFLQKDFAGLEVTATARISM; encoded by the coding sequence ATGGCTTCAAAGATTTCATACATTCTTTCCATAGAATCTTCTTGTGATGACACCTCCTGCGCAGTGCTCAAAAATGATCAAGTTCTATCAAACGTGATAGCTGGTCAAAAAGTGCATCAACAATATGGTGGTGTAGTTCCAGAGTTGGCCTCGCGTGCGCACCAGTCGAATATCGTTCCAGTAGTCCACACCGCCTTAGCGCAGGCAAATATCGACAAAAAGCAACTCACTGCAATAGCTTTCACTAGAGGTCCTGGCCTCATGGGTAGCTTGCTGGTAGGGAGCAGTTTTGCCAAGAGTTTATCGCTGGCATTAGATATTCCTTTGATAGAGGTTCATCATATGCAGGCTCATATATTAGCTCATTTTATAGACGAAGGTCAGGAAAAACCTGAGTTCCCATTCTTAGCATTGACCATCAGTGGTGGACACACTCAAATAGTAAAAGTGACAGATCATCACGAGATGGAAGTGATAGGCACTACCATGGACGACGCTGTAGGGGAAGCCTTTGATAAAACAGGAAAAATGCTTGGATTGGATTACCCAGCTGGCCCAATAATAGACTCGCTTGCGCGAAAGGGAAATCCCCACGCGTTTTCCTTTCCAATTCCTAAAGCTCCTAACCTAGACTACAGTTTCAGCGGGTTTAAAACTAGTGTGCTGTATTTTATCCAAAAGCAAGTCAAAGAAAATCTAGATTTCATCAAAGAAAATTTAGAAGATATTTGTGCTAGCGTTCAATACACTATCATAGAAATCCTATTCCAAAAATTAGAAAAAGCTGTTAATAAAACAGGCATTAAGTCTGTGGCTATTGGAGGTGGCGTGAGTGCTAATTCTGGCATCAGAGAACGCTTGCTTTCTAAAAAAGAAAAAGGGTGGAAGGTTTTTATACCGCCTTTTCAATACACTACAGATAACGCAGCGATGATAGGTATTTCTGGTTACTACAAGTTTTTACAAAAAGATTTTGCTGGACTTGAGGTAACCGCTACTGCTAGAATTTCCATGTAA